The segment CTGCGCGACCGGCTGTAGCCGCTGCCCCCGCTGGTTCCACCCGACCCGCCGTCGCCCTCGCCGCCGCTGCTCTCGCTCCCACTCCCGCGCTGGTACCGTCGGCCCGCCGCGGCTCCCTCGTCCATCCCCGCGAGCGCCGCGCTCGGGTCGAACTCGGGGAGGTCCGGGTCTGAGAGCCGGTCGACCTGCTCGGCGAACCACGGCGGCGTGTCGCTCCGCGCGCGGTCGAACAGGTCGACGAGGCTCGAATCCGCGAGGTAGGTGTGGCCCCAGTCGTCGGGCGCGCGGACGACCCGGCCGCAGGCCTGGATGACGGTCCGCAGGGCGGAGCGGTAGTACCACGCCCACTGGCCCTGCTCCAGCCGGTGTGCGACCCGGGAGTCGCCGGTGTTCAGGAACGGGGCCTTGCAGAGCACCTGCCAGCGACAGAGGTCGCCCTTCAGGTCGAGCGCCTCCTCCATCTTCACCGAGAGGAACACCTCGGGTTCGTCGGTGGCCTTCCAGCTGTCGAGCTCGCCGTCGCGGTCCTCACGGGAGTGCGTGCGGACCCGCGCGCCGACGCCGAAATCACGCAGGAGCTCGGCGAGGCGCTCCTGGATGCCGTAGGAGTGGCAGTGGACCAGCCCCTTCTCGTCGGGGTGGTGCCCCATCACGCGCGTGACGACGCGGGCGACCTTCGGCAGCGTCTCGTCCCGGTGCTCGTAGGTCATCTTCCCCTGGGTCACGTCGTACAGCGGCCGGTTCTCGACGGGGAACGTGTGCTCGACGTCGACGAGGGCGGTGCGCTCCGGCGGGAGGCCGACCTGCCGGCAGAACGCCTCCTTGTTCAGGATGGTCGCCGACAGCAGCGCGAAGCGGTTCCCCCGGTCCCAGACGGTGTGCTTCAGGTACTTCTCGGGATTCATCGGCTTGATGGTGAGCGGGCCGCCCTCGCCGTCGTTGGAGCCGTCGTCGGGGTCCTGGTCGACCAGCCACTCCGTCGCGCTCTCGGGGTCGCGGTAGTCGCCCACGAACCAGTCCAGCTCGCCGATGCGCTCCTGCAGCCGGTCCCGCAGCGACACCTCCGCCGCCGACAGCTCCGGCTTGCCGATGAGCTCGTCCTTCCGACGCTTCAGCGTCCCAAGCAGCGCGTCGGCGTAGTCCACCGCCCGGTCCAGCGAATCGATTTTTGGTACTCTGAGGTCGTCCCAGTTCGGCAGCGTCTGCGGGCTCAGCTCGATGGTCGCGTACATCTCCGCCCACTCCGCCAGCCCGTGCGCCTCGTCGACGACCACGACGTCCCGCTTCCGGAACACCTCCGAGCCCGCCGTCTGCATGAAGTACGCCAGCGTCATCGCCGCGATCTCGCGGTTCGACGCGATGGCCCGGTCCGAGAAGTACGGACAGCGGTGGCGCACCGAGCAGTCGTAGCCCGCCTCGCGGACGCACGGTGCCCGGTTGACCGGCGTGTCGCGCTCCCCGGGGAGGATGCAGTTGTAGTTCGACTTCCCGCGGATGACGTTCAGGTCCTCCAGCAGCGAGTCCGCGGCCAC is part of the Haloarchaeobius litoreus genome and harbors:
- a CDS encoding helicase C-terminal domain-containing protein, with protein sequence MDPSRIFEEFPAPSYRGAQEQALRDIQAAFDAGNEVVLVRAPTGSGKSLLARAIAGCAATVDEVAPSDASGAYYTTPQVSQLDDVAADSLLEDLNVIRGKSNYNCILPGERDTPVNRAPCVREAGYDCSVRHRCPYFSDRAIASNREIAAMTLAYFMQTAGSEVFRKRDVVVVDEAHGLAEWAEMYATIELSPQTLPNWDDLRVPKIDSLDRAVDYADALLGTLKRRKDELIGKPELSAAEVSLRDRLQERIGELDWFVGDYRDPESATEWLVDQDPDDGSNDGEGGPLTIKPMNPEKYLKHTVWDRGNRFALLSATILNKEAFCRQVGLPPERTALVDVEHTFPVENRPLYDVTQGKMTYEHRDETLPKVARVVTRVMGHHPDEKGLVHCHSYGIQERLAELLRDFGVGARVRTHSREDRDGELDSWKATDEPEVFLSVKMEEALDLKGDLCRWQVLCKAPFLNTGDSRVAHRLEQGQWAWYYRSALRTVIQACGRVVRAPDDWGHTYLADSSLVDLFDRARSDTPPWFAEQVDRLSDPDLPEFDPSAALAGMDEGAAAGRRYQRGSGSESSGGEGDGGSGGTSGGSGYSRSRSSRSGSSRSPMADVWDTDG